TACCGCCTTCAAGAGCTCCAGGCCCGTCATCGCCGGCATGTTGCAGTCGGTGATCATGAAATCGAACGGCTGGGCCTTGAGCAGGTCGAGCGCCGCGTTGCCGTCACCGGCCTCGTGTACGTCGGTATATCCCAAGTCGCCGAGGAACGCCCGAATGATGCGGCGCATCGTCGAGAAATCATCCACCACCAGGATCCTGATAGTCTTGCTCATCTCAACTCTCCAATCACCGGCGCTTACCCGCCTATACCACGCACGGTCACGAATCGCCCTTTTTTGATCCCCTCACCCCAACCCTCTCCCGGAGGGAGAGGGAGAAAAGACAGTGCCTCTCCCGGAGGGAGAGGGGTCGTTGGGCGCCCTCTTCCGGAAGGAGAGGGGATCTAAGGAGGCGATTTATGGCCGTGGCCAGTATATCAATCGTCGTCGGTCCAATCCGCCATTCTGGCTCGGAGCCGGATCATGGCCTGTGAATGTATCTGGCATACCCGCGATTCGCTGACGCCCAATACCTCTCCGACCTCCCGCAGGTTGAGCTCGTCGTCGTAGTAGAGCGCGATCACCAAACGTTCGCGTTCCGGGAGGCTCGCGATCGCCTTTCCCAGCGCCTCCTGGAAATCTTGATTCGCCGCGTATTCATGAGGTGCCGGGATCCTCTGCGTGAAGCCTTCCGAGACGGCCTCGACCCGGCTGGGGACGTCCTCGAAGCTGAATACCTTGTGGGCGCTCGTGTCCTGGAGGATTTGGAAATACTCTTCGAGCGAGATCCCCATGCGCTCCGCCACCTCCGTATCGCGGGCATCGCGGCCGTGCTCGGCCTCGATGTCGTGGACCGCCTTGGCCAGCGCCCGGGTCCTTCTGTGCAGGGATCGCGGGGCCCAGTCTCCCTTGCGGATCTCATCCAACATGGCGCCGCGGATCCGGATCCCGGCATAGGTCTCGAAGCTCGCGCCCTGCGTGGCATCGTAATTACGCGCAGCCTCCAAGAGCCCGATCATCCCCGCCTGCACGAGGTCGTCCACCTGAACGCTCGGCGGCAAGCGGCTGATGAGGTGATGGGCGATGCGTTTAACGAGCGGCGAATATTGTGACACCAGCCCCGGACCGTCTTCACGGTCGGGGGCTTGCGACTTTCTCTCCAGAGCGCTGCTGTCCATCATGACTGCGGCCATAGTTGCGACCTCGGATCCGTTACACCCGACCTTGCTATGCGTTCGACGAAGAATTCCAACCCCCCGCTGAGATACGTCGGGGCAGGCCATCGCTCGATGTCCAGGGCGAGTTGCTTGAAGGCAGCCGCAACGGGGCTACCGGGATACCGGTGGCAATGGGCGCCGGCAGCCGCCGCCGGGTGCTGAAGGCGGGCATCATAGGGGATCGTTCCGATGGGCTCGATCGTGACGTCCGTAAGCCGGTCGGTCATCATCATAAGCTCATGGAACAGATCGGCGCCGTCTTGCGGGTGCCGGCACCTATTGGCCAGGAGCCGGAATCGCGACCGGCCGAAGTCGTGGTTCAGAATGCG
This region of Pseudomonadota bacterium genomic DNA includes:
- a CDS encoding response regulator, with the protein product MSKTIRILVVDDFSTMRRIIRAFLGDLGYTDVHEAGDGNAALDLLKAQPFDFMITDCNMPAMTGLELLKAVRAEPATKAMPVLMVTAEGKRDQILESAQLGVSGYIVKPFTAETLKDRMESILQRIAA
- a CDS encoding RNA polymerase sigma factor FliA; this encodes MDSSALERKSQAPDREDGPGLVSQYSPLVKRIAHHLISRLPPSVQVDDLVQAGMIGLLEAARNYDATQGASFETYAGIRIRGAMLDEIRKGDWAPRSLHRRTRALAKAVHDIEAEHGRDARDTEVAERMGISLEEYFQILQDTSAHKVFSFEDVPSRVEAVSEGFTQRIPAPHEYAANQDFQEALGKAIASLPERERLVIALYYDDELNLREVGEVLGVSESRVCQIHSQAMIRLRARMADWTDDD